Genomic window (Oncorhynchus masou masou isolate Uvic2021 chromosome 9, UVic_Omas_1.1, whole genome shotgun sequence):
CCAGTCCAGCAGCTGCATGCTGCCCAACCGAACCAGCGACACGGATTACACGCTTGCCCCAAACGTTTACACCAATGGCTATAACAGCGTCTATAACCCGGCCTGCTCTATGGCGGCTGGACTCGCAGGTTCCTATAACGTGAACATGAACATGAATGTCAGCATGAACATGAACGTTAACGTGAATGGTGGGAACGCCGGTGGTGTTATCAGGGTGCCAGCTCACAGACCCATGCCACCGAATCCACATCAGCCCCCGCCTACCCATCCACCTGGCTTCGCGGGTGGCATCACCTCAGTGACTTCAATGCCAAGTATGGGAAATGCAGCAAACTTTACCTTCCCGTGGATGGAGAGCAGTCGAAGGTTCGCAAAGGACAGACTCACTGGTAAGATTCATCTAAACTTCTGAAAATGTATGTTTCTGtagacaacaaaaaaacatgtcaCAAAATGGGAACATTGCTTCGTGGATTTCCCCATAGGCCTATCATACCTGATATATCCCTTTCAGTTGAAAAGAGGTTGAAACTTCAATATAATTCGTTTGAAAGTTCAcatttatttgttgttttttttcagtTTAACCCACATCCTTGCAAGCAGGGCGTATGTCTAAGCAAAACATTTTAGCATCTTGACGCTGTCAATTAAGAAGGCATGGTAGGAAATTCTGTGACAGACTCATTTATCAAATCATATGTGCGACTGGGCATATGGCATGATGTGCGACTGGGCATATGGCATGAGGAATTCGATTTTACATCAAGGTCTGTCTATATGTATCATATTAGTTCATTTAAAAGGCAAATAAATACTTGCAGGTATTGTTAAGAATATATGTTGTGTACATTTGTATAATTATATGGTATAATGTCAGCCGTTAAGATTGGCTTTCCGTTTAATAGGAGGGAATAAATGTGATAAATCGCTGTCACCCTAATCAAAATGATAGCTCTCCATAGCCTACAAAATGTACGACATGATTTGAAGAGATTTCTCCCTTTCAAAATGCAATAGAACAGATACATTTCTGAAAATAAAATTCACCGTCCAACACCATCCGAAGAATTTTAATAATAACAACATCAATATCAATATACCTATAATACAATTACTAGGTTAACGCCAATAATTCTaacaatcataataataatatcctaATAATAATAGAAGAGAGTATTGTTGTTATtcgactattattattattattagtagtagtagttatagtagtattgCTTATTGTAGCAACCTAATAATAATATGACAATTTgctataataacaacaataaaaaacaacagttttctagcttattattatcattattaggcCTATGATGCATTTACTTTTAGCGGCATATAGTAGCTAAGCTTTGCAGTTGTGGAAAATAGGCCTACTCTAGCTCCTTCCAATACAAAATGGGCCCTAAACTAGCGAGTCAGTTTACGACAAGGTAGGCATCCATGATGCCTGCCTGCAGGTGTGTTACGTAAATAATTcgtaccctgatgaagacagcttggctgtcgaaacgttggtaattacatttttgcatctgagctcctagagtgtgcggctctcttttattttcacgTACATAATTTGTGTCTGGGCTCTACTGGCCCATTTAAGCCTATAGTTGTGTATACAGACGACGATTAGAGAAGATAGCAACACTGTCACTATCAAATGACACACTTGTTAGGCGTTTTTGACATTTCCCTTTCCACGTTCAACGTCACGACAGTAAATACAAATAATCTATTCGTGTAGGTCTTGAATAAATGCAGTCTTATTTGAATATAACCGTATTCAACACACTGTTGAAAAAGTATCCAGTTATGTCCAACCTAAATGAAccattgaaataaaataaaaagggaaCATAACGGTGACAAATTCTATACAAACTTTGAAGCATGGCATTTAAACATGTAGCGTACGGCCCGACGTGTTTATTTCATCCATAAACCTTTGAATGTACGTTTATCTTCACCATTGGGGTGTCAAGGTAAATGAGATGACATTGCGAACGCTTCAGGTTTCGCCAGATGTATTGGCCTATATTTGTGACATTGGCAGGTGTAATGCATTATCTATCTACTATCATTCACATAAACACATTATTTTTGCTGTAGGCCTAAGCACAAATGTAATGGCATAATTTCTCTCACTCAAATTCAGATTTCTCGTAATTTCACGCGCTTTTAGTTTAAACTATCAGAAGACCCTATTATTGCGTATAATAGGCCTGTACAATTCAGGCGTTTAATCTGTAGAAGAAGAATTATTAAATGAAAGTATTGTGTCTGTGATTGTGAACAGGACTTAGGCCGTACTGTATATCAATGCCTGCAGCTCCTGAATCAGTTGACCAAAGCTTTTCTCGCATTTTGGGGAATTGGAAAGTGGCATTTGGTTCAAAATCATTTTTCACGTAGGCTCTAGGTGTCTGGTGTTTTCGATTAGCATAGAAAAGGGCACACCACAAAGGGTTGCATGGGCCATGATAGGCCTATAGGCCTAATGTTTAATATTTTCTAATTCGAGGAACATTTATTTTAACGATTAAGAGAAGAGAAGAACGTGGTAAATTAAATCCTAATTCGATGGCCAGCTTTTGGCCTGTACATATTACAATGACCATAACCTCAGCTCCCACTCGGCCGAGGTATGCGTTTTTCAGGCATGACGTCACCACAATAAAGACGAAAATAAGGATCATCATGTATTAGCCTTCATTAAATATTAACAATGCTATAGCTCTGCGCTTCCCTCATTAATTATTTAAACCAGAACAGATATGTGAACTATAAAATATATGGTGTAAATATGCGTACCTATTGTATTCATAGTCACAAAGGGCCTCTCGTTTAATTTAGTTTATCTTTGGTGTTGGTTATGTAGCCTCATTATTACCCAACAACAAACCTTTATTTTAAGTGAGCACTTTTTGTTATCATTTGTGATCAACCTTTGAGAAAAAGGCCTATCTTGAAAGTGCTTGAGGTATTTACGGTGTAGCCATTTGTCAACATTGTTTGAGACATTCATTTTTAAAATCACACATCGTAGGCTAATATTCGGATGTTTTTGCCATAGATTTCATTTGAGTTTAATATCATAGGTGCCTAATTGTATTTCCACCTTTAAAAATAATCACAAATAAATTCCTTTCGGGAACCCTGATAGGTCTACTAGGCTACAAATGATAGGACAATAGTTTTAGTTGCTGGATGGACTTAGTTCAGCATTCAGCGCCAGTCTTTTTGGTTGACATATCTTAAAATAATATCTCAAGTCGTAATGCGTTTCTCTGGATATTTGAAATAGACCTCtccttttttaaataaattattcCCTTTCATATTGAATTGCAGCGCTGCATTTCACCGCAAGCGTCAAAGCAAGTGAAACAGCGAACAGGCCTAGAATTGGAGATGCGATATTCACAACAGACCGGACAGATTGGGAGGCGCTGAAAGGGAATAACACATGTTTTTATGTTAATTGACTTGGCAGTTTGAAAGTTTGAAAAAGCAGAGAAGTGCATAAACAGATGTGTCCCATCAAGTCAACAAACATAGTTGATCTTGTGGCTTTATAGGTTCTGTGGAAATTGTAGGCCCTTGGTCTGTTGTTAGTTTCATAGCAACATATTCTTACCACCAAAGCCATTTCAACTTTTACAAAATCTGCATGTATTACCACAAAAAATATATCCATGCTGTAATACACTATAGTCTTGAAGTGAGGTAACAAATACTACCAATCTATATCCCTATAATCAATGTATTTTGATGAGATTTCAGCATTAGGAGAGTTGATAAGTGGTTATCATTCTTTAGAAAACTATAAATACCTTAAAATAACGTGATGACATATAATTACACAAACCACGAACAGATATAACAGTTGTAATTACTATGTAATGTGTACTGCGATTACATTGCACCTGCTTGTTGTACCTGTGCAATGTCCCATGATGGCCAGTGAATTTAGAGCATGCCTTATGTTAATGCATAGagtaaatcaaattgtattcctGTAATAGTGTTCTATCTTAGTTAAAAATAATGACCTTCCTCACAAATATATAAATGTAATGATGGCTACAGTAATTGGATATTCATGGAAAAAGCCGTACTGTTTTTTCTGGAAGTTGGAAGAAGAATAGAATATTCTCAGCCAGTGTGGCAGGGGCAAGTGGCTCTGTTTTGCCTCACAGTGTAATAAATAGCAATATATGTTCATGTTATATTTCAATACCCCGGTAAGAATCCTTTACGGACATATTTATTAGATTGCTACGCATGTAATATCCGTAGTGGGGAAGAGAGGCGCTCTCACAGAAAGGTGTTATTAAGTATATTTGGCTTTATTATTTCTCCACGGTAGCATTTTATTTTTTGATATCCTTATGCTAAATCATATTACCCAGGCATCAGATTTAGTATTCTCCACCATTTCCTTTGTCATCcgttgtaaaaaaaatacattctcACAGAATAATTCTTGCAATGTTTTCTTGAAAACAAGATACCCACCTttcaaataaaaatgaaataagATCATTGaatgaaataaaaatgtataacATTTAACCCTTTTGACCACATTCAATTTGAACTTTATGAAATACATTGATCTTGGGAATTGAATGGTGATGTGGTAGTCAAGTGAAATGTCCTATAGCCTCTGTGGCCATATTTGGGTTTTCTCAGTTATGGGAAACAGTATTTTCTTCAATGAATACAATTATTGTGGTAAGTGTTTGCGTGTAAACACTCTGACAACTTCTTGCAATATGGGCTGTAATTAAAAGCAATCACATCAAATTATAAAGCCTGTCACTGTAAAGAGGCTGAGGGCTAAATTTAACTAACTGCCTCGTTCCATAAATGTCTGCAGGTTTTGATAACAGACAGGTGTGTTCTGGGCTCTTGGCACACTGCTGCATTTAGTGGAATACTACTACACACTTGGCTCTTTATTTTGGAAGCTGGTCAAAACTAGCAACATCACAGACAAAGTCAAATTAAAACCTATTTTACAACTTCTAGACCTTTTGTCTTTTGTTCTATTTCCACATTAAATTAGTCAATCATCATCAATATGAATATTGGAATACCTTATGTCAGAATTAAAGTTAGGTTGAAGGGAACCTTTAGCATGTTCGACTGGATGACAGTCTGTTTGCGTGTTACTCTTGGGTTGCATATGAACGTGCTTGTACTGTATGTGCCTGGTCCATTAGCTGGTCCACAGATGGCCTGAAATAGAAGTCTAATGTGGTATTATCTGTACCCAGACCTGCATGTTGAGCCTGGAGCAGACCTGCGGGCTCCAAATGTGTGACCTATTAATCGAAACTCCTCAGGCAAAGAAGGGTTGGACCATCTATAGATTATACATATTGTTTTAAACACTTGTTCAACACTCAACACTTTGAGTCACTGCAAATGTATTGCAAATGTACccaatttacatttttttaagtattggaaaaaaaaattgtgtgtatttatttatttatactgcCATTTAGGTTTATAATCAATCAGAGAGGTTGGGAGTGATTCAAAATGATTGTTGAGTGCATTATGTGGCTTATGTTTCATTTGTGTTTTCATCTCGAGTGCCTCtgtggaaaatacattttgattgctCACACTGAATTCCTGGTTACTAAATTCTCAACACCGTAACATTGGTCCCCCCAGGACACACATGGAGATGTTTTCATATGCATTTTGGCTCCTGGTGAGCTCTCTGACAGAACTAGACACATAAACATACCGTAAGACAACAGCTTGTGAGGAACAGGGAAGCCTGCTTCCGATCCCTTAGACAGAAACATCTGTTTTTACAGGTTATGTTTGTATGACAATATGGCTTTAGAAAGGACTTATATCCAAACATATTATATTGCGTTTATGAATGTTCTGTTTACTCATGCCCGAcaccaggggcgcaactttcactggggacagaGGGGACATGTCATCGTtgtcttcacccccccccccacgctaCAAATATAGCGTGTACATATCGACTAAGTTACTTTGTTTGGCTGGATAGCTTAAAAAGCTAACTGTAATGATTTGGCATCAAACCAAATGTGATACTTTTGGCCTAACCAATCAGTTTAATGGTCCTGAATGGttcagttggtaaagcatgggATTAGCAATGCCATggcgtgggttcaattcccagggCCACCCAAATATGAAATCTATTCTcacatgactgtaagttgctttggataaagcatctgctaaatggcatatgttATATATAGTTATTGTactaaatgacaaaaaaaagacAAATGTAACAAATCCCCATCTTGACAAAATAGCAATAAGAGGTACTTCCAGAGTACCCCCACCCGACCCCCACAGCTCCATGTGGGTCCCTGACTGTGTCTCCCTTTCTTTAGCGGAGCAGGCAGAGGACAGACAAGCAGGAGACCCCAGTGGGAGGCCAGGAGCCCCCCCGGCCCTGCCAGGCCTCTGCCCTCTCCCCAAGGGGGACATCGGCAGGGTCCCTACCTGGAGCTCTATGGAGACATTAGCCAAACACTATTACCCCGAACTCGCTCACCTGCGAGACACCGGCCCATTTGCAGACTATCCCTTTCGAAAGGGTACTTGTCCAGGTGAGTCACTTCCCTGGTCTTCTTTTACATGTGTCTTTTATCTTGCCCTGGTTTGTCTTCTCATGGTTTCCATCAGGGGTGTTAAAATACCAAAATGCATAGCTAGGTCCATAGGACAACACTGTATGTACTGAAAAACTATGCATTTGTTATGAGAAAGGACTGTTTTCACCTTGTAATCATATTACAAAGGTCAATAGCCAGTGATGAATCATTAAATGTTGGCTAATTTctagtaaaaataaatacaaacagaGATGATGAAATGTTGAATTGAGTTAGGGATGGACAACATAATCACAATTATAATGAGTGATCATGCAAGCTAAATACATGGCAAAGAATGGTATATGTCAGAGAAGGATCTCACTTGACCAAGGTTCATCTCTGGAAAAACaaactttgtctctctctatcgctctctctctctctcgctctctcgctctcttgctctctctcagcAGCCCTTTCTCCCTTCTCGGTGACCCGGCGCATCGGCCACCCCTATCAGAACCGGACGCCACCCAAAAGAAAAAAGCCCCGCACCTCATTCAGCCGTGTGCAGATCTGCGAACTTGAGAAACGCTTTCACCGACAGAAATACCTGGCATCGGCAGAGCGCGCCACCCTGGCCAAGGCCCTGAAGATGACAGACGCACAGGTCAAAACTTGGTTCCAGAACAGGAGGACAAAATGGCGGTAGGGGCCCATTACAGCAACGCATTACAGCAACACACTTCTAGACATTCTTTAAGACAGTCTGTATCAACACTCttagtgttgtttttttttattgtcgCTTTTGGACATTTTTTATTTCAAGTTTCTTCCCCAAAACTGCTTTTCCTTTGATCATGCTGCCTTACGTTTTATGCATTTTGATACATCAGATTGATGCAGGAAGTGTCACAAAGTAACAACTAGGCAGCTGTTTAAATTAGAGTATGGTATACTATGTGAATTGCTTTGCTTGAGGCGAGCAAGCGTTTGGGATGCTTTAAAGGAATATTCTATGCGCCCAAGTCATTTTGTTGTGACAGGGAAACACCGTTTTTGCTTAGCTTAGCTCCTACTTGTTTTTTGGAAGCCAATTCCCTTGACCGACCAAGCACAATTAGCCCAGTTCTTAAAAGGTTCTCTGGAAAGATGCTGTCCAAAGCAATATTGACACGCTAGTCTGAATAATTGAGTGCATTGTCCATGGCCAAAACTCTTCCCCCTAACTCACACGGTTGTTTATGGTAATTTGAAATGAATGAGTGGACATTCAAATTATAATGcctttacttttatttaacctttgatGACAAACAAGGAACTAAAGGAAATGCATATACTGTGGTAGTCATTCCTGTACATCTGAGTCATCTTGAATCATAGACTCTGTGATCAGATAGTGGTCATTCACTGAGATCCAACTGATCTGGCTGACCTTCACCTGATGTGGACAAGGATGTATTGTTATCCATATTGTGAACAGCACATGGGGTCGTAGGTCATTAAATGCCGTACGAAATCCAATAGCAATAATTGGATTCATGATGTGACTCACCTTTGACAAGCTGGCAAATTATGCATTTCAATACCAGGTGGAAGAGTAAAGCCTGGGATCTTATTTCTATAGGTATTTATGTGCCAGGCATCAACACAGGCCATGTTTTCTACAGAAACATGAAAAAAAAGAATGGATAAATGGCATATCATGAATAACCAGGGAATTGGCTAACTCACTTTCCTAATTTCCAAGCTAGTTTTGGTGTGATTTTTTATATTTCCCCATAGTGTGTTGATAGGATGTGCATGAAAGATGTATTTGTGTCACAGCTACGCTAGTAACAAGCAAATGATCAAATGAACAGCAGCGCAATCAGATTACGATAATGTAGTTAACAATAACGTGTGGCTAATGGAAGGAGGATGGTGTGTATAAAACAATATTTTAGAGGTGTTTTTCTGACTGTGCTGCACATGCAGTCCTAACCATCACATggacactatatatacaaaagaatgtggacactccttcaaatgagtggaatcgtatatttcagccacactcgttgctgacaggtgtataaaatctagcACACCGCCATTGTAATGattttctataggtgaaagagagtcggaccaaaatgcggcgtggctattgtgattcatattttaatgaaacaaggaaaaacacgaatcaatacgaaaacaacaaacgtaacacgaaaaccgaaacagcctatactggcgcaaactaacacacgacagaaacaaggacataaggacaatcacccacgaaacactcaaagaatatggctgcctaaatatggttctcaatcagagacaacgataaacacctgcctctgattgagaaccacttcagacagccatagactaagctagaacaccccactaagccacaatcccaatacctatgaaaaaacccaaatacaaaacacaccacatacaaaaacccatgtcacaccctggcctgaccaaatagataaagaaaacacaaaatactaagaccagggcgtgacagccatgcaatctccatagacaaacattggcagtagaatgaccttactgaagagatcAATGACTTTccatgtggcaccgtcataggattccacctttccaacaagtcagtttgtaaaatttctgctctgctagtGCTGTCCCGGTCAATTTTAAGTGCTGGgatcacaagctcacagaataggACCGAGGTGTATAAAAATTgtctgttctcggttgcaacactcactaccgagttccaaactgcctttggaagcaacatcagcacaataactgttcatcgggagctttattaaatgggtttccatggccgagcagcctaaGATTacaatgtgcaatgccaagctttggctggagtggtgtaaatctcgccgccattggactctggagcaactgtaaagtatggtggaggaggaataatggtctggggctgtttttcatgtttctggctaggccccttaaatccagtgaagtgaaatcttaacacttcagcatacaatgacattctagatgattctgtgcttccaactttgtggcaacagtttgggggagggcctttcctgtttcagcatgacaatgcgctcaaagcgaggtccatacagaaatggtttgttgagattggtgtggaagaactcatcgcccaacatccgtgcccgacctcactaatgctcttgtggctgaatggaagcaagtccccgcagcagtggtccatcatctagtggaaagccttcccagaagagtggaggctgttatagcagcaaaggcgagaccaactccatattaatgcccatgattttggaatgagatgttcgacgagcaggtgtccatccacatgcttttggtcatgtagtgtacatacaGCATAATATCCATGTAAGAATGACATACATCCAGGGCCGTAACCAGAATCTGAGTTGTAGTGAGTCGATCTACAAACACGTAAAGCTAtgttcgaatactcatactaaccacactaaccacgCTATTTGTGATGTAAActgagtatgtagtatgcttattggtcatagtatggatagagTTAGTATGCCATAAGTTCCCGGGTGTCGTACTACATTCGTCAAAATATGAAGTGtacaagcagtggacactatttcCGTGATTTTCGGGCCCGTATTGCAATTTTTCAGAAAATGGGCTTGGCATCACATTGTTTTCAGGTTTGAAGAAAATGGCggaaaatatgcagccgaagtcCGACGAGAacggatacaaattcattgctttaactaattatgacaaatcttaagaaaatgttgagcaatgtaataaagtagtgacttttcaaataagttacgctacacgttatgttggctgacaatttgttggCTACACTATCCTTTTGAACTGCAGGGCATATCAGCATTAgctaccggtatgttagctagctacctaacgttagttggctactaaaaCATTGAatttgccagtatattaactatatgctaTCTAACCAACTtcccaacgtttattgacttgattatttgTGTCATTCTTAGCTAGGTGGTATAGTCGTTGTGTGTTCTCAATGGACATGAGTTCACTCTGGCTAtttactccgatttcagagcactctcccagagtgcagaataactgatgaatttctgaatgctcaacacctgttgaatatggccggtgtcagtaaccaGTTAGCAAGAGGGGGCATAGCAACATCATCAACTTCCGATAGGCAGGCGTAGCGCTAGTATGTACAATTGAAAGGATACCGTTCatttacagtatactacaaaaaaaaaataataataattatttcacctttatttaaccaggtaggctagttgagaacaagttctcatttgcaactgcgacctggccaagataaagcatagcaatgtgaacagacaacacagagttacacatggagtaaacaattaacaagtcaataacacagtagaaaaaaggggagtctatatacattgtgtgcaaaaggcatgaggaggtaggcgaataattacaattttgcagattaacactggagtgataaatgatcagatggtcatgtacaggtagagatattggtgtgcaaaagagcagaaaataaataaataaaaacagtatggggatgaggtaggtgaaaatgggtgggctatttaccaatagactatgtacagctgcagcaggactgtcggttagctgctcagatagcagatgtttgaagttggtgagggagatgaaagtctccaacttcagggatttttacaattcgttccagtcacaggcagcagagtactggaacgaaaggcggccaaatgaggtgttggctttagggatgatcagtgagatacacctgctggagcgcgtgctacggatgggtgttgccatcgtgaccagtgaactgagataaggcggagctttacctagcatggacttgtagatgacctggagccagtgggtctggcgacgaatatgtagcgagggccagccgactagagcatacaagtcgcagtggtgggtggtataaggtgctttagtgacaaaacagatggcactgtgttaaactgcatccagtttgctgagtagagtgttggaagcaattttgtagatgacatcgccgaagtcgaggatcggtaggatagtcagttttactagggtaagtttggcggcgtgagtgaagcaggctttgttgcggaatagaaagccgactcttgatttgattttcgattggagatgtttgatatgagtctggaaggagagtttacagtctcgccagacacctaggtacttatagatgtccacatattcaaggtcggaaccatccagggtggcgatgctagtcgggcgtgcgggtgcaggcagcgatcggttgaaaagcatgaatTTGGTTAAttaactaatagtatatagtatgtagtatatactcattaagtatgtagtatacagtaggttagtatgggtattcaaacACAGCTATAGCCTATTAGCTATACAATTAG
Coding sequences:
- the LOC135545949 gene encoding T-cell leukemia homeobox protein 1-like isoform X1, translating into MNTTMEHTGIEEVNQTHQQHEPISFGIDQILNSTDQSSSCMLPNRTSDTDYTLAPNVYTNGYNSVYNPACSMAAGLAGSYNVNMNMNVSMNMNVNVNGGNAGGVIRVPAHRPMPPNPHQPPPTHPPGFAGGITSVTSMPSMGNAANFTFPWMESSRRFAKDRLTAEQAEDRQAGDPSGRPGAPPALPGLCPLPKGDIGRVPTWSSMETLAKHYYPELAHLRDTGPFADYPFRKGTCPAALSPFSVTRRIGHPYQNRTPPKRKKPRTSFSRVQICELEKRFHRQKYLASAERATLAKALKMTDAQVKTWFQNRRTKWRRQTAEEREAERQQANRLMLQLQQEAFQKTLSQPLQQDPLCLHNSSLYALQNLQPWAEDNKIICGLLGVDRHTFSSTEMDNDQ
- the LOC135545949 gene encoding T-cell leukemia homeobox protein 1-like isoform X3; translated protein: MNTTMEHTGIEEVNQTHQQHEPISFGIDQILNSTDQSSSCMLPNRTSDTDYTLAPNVYTNGYNSVYNPACSMAAGLAGSYNVNMNMNVSMNMNVNVNGGNAGGVIRVPAHRPMPPNPHQPPPTHPPGFAGGITSVTSMPSMGNAANFTFPWMESSRRFAKDRLTAEQAEDRQAGDPSGRPGAPPALPGLCPLPKGDIGRVPTWSSMETLAKHYYPELAHLRDTGPFADYPFRKGTCPAALSPFSVTRRIGHPYQNRTPPKRKKPRTSFSRVQICELEKRFHRQKYLASAERATLAKALKMTDAQVKTWFQNRRTKWRRQTAEEREAERQQANRLMLQLQQEAFQKTLSQPLQQDPLCLHNSSLYALQNLQPWAEDNKLSV
- the LOC135545949 gene encoding T-cell leukemia homeobox protein 3-like isoform X4, translated to MNTTMEHTGIEEVNQTHQQHEPISFGIDQILNSTDQSSSCMLPNRTSDTDYTLAPNVYTNGYNSVYNPACSMAAGLAGSYNVNMNMNVSMNMNVNVNGGNAGGVIRVPAHRPMPPNPHQPPPTHPPGFAGGITSVTSMPSMGNAANFTFPWMESSRRFAKDRLTAALSPFSVTRRIGHPYQNRTPPKRKKPRTSFSRVQICELEKRFHRQKYLASAERATLAKALKMTDAQVKTWFQNRRTKWRRQTAEEREAERQQANRLMLQLQQEAFQKTLSQPLQQDPLCLHNSSLYALQNLQPWAEDNKIICGLLGVDRHTFSSTEMDNDQ
- the LOC135545949 gene encoding T-cell leukemia homeobox protein 1-like isoform X2, which encodes MNTTMEHTGIEEVNQTHQQHEPISFGIDQILNSTDQSSSCMLPNRTSDTDYTLAPNVYTNGYNSVYNPACSMAAGLAGSYNVNMNMNVSMNMNVNVNGGNAGGVIRVPAHRPMPPNPHQPPPTHPPGFAGGITSVTSMPSMGNAANFTFPWMESSRRFAKDRLTAEQAEDRQAGDPSGRPGAPPALPGLCPLPKGDIGRVPTWSSMETLAKHYYPELAHLRDTGPFADYPFRKGTCPALSPFSVTRRIGHPYQNRTPPKRKKPRTSFSRVQICELEKRFHRQKYLASAERATLAKALKMTDAQVKTWFQNRRTKWRRQTAEEREAERQQANRLMLQLQQEAFQKTLSQPLQQDPLCLHNSSLYALQNLQPWAEDNKIICGLLGVDRHTFSSTEMDNDQ